In the Magnolia sinica isolate HGM2019 chromosome 15, MsV1, whole genome shotgun sequence genome, one interval contains:
- the LOC131227571 gene encoding DEAD-box ATP-dependent RNA helicase 17 isoform X2: MGVVRSSAPRKTLTLALTSDGEDEEKSSIENQKQQQKKKKETEREGGIFASCSFSDLGIHPTLSEQLRERLGFEVPTLIQAESIPIIISGRHVYPFRSFPDLSMQLLVLARLLRISLQLSIICSCMFLVSNDLMEHLVYEILQKLLHRFHWIVPGYIMGGENRSKEKARLRKGISILVATPGRLLDHLKNTSSFAYANLRWIIFDEADRILELGFGKEIEGILILLGSRQSESVGVEAVPRPTEFQRQNLLLSATLNDKVNHLAKMSLENPVMIGLDDKKISAELPTPSGEYLGTIASDGNGESIYSDALPSCSVEDYNLPVQLVQRYVKVSCGSRLVVLLSILRSLFEREVHQKIVVFFSTCDAVDFHYSLIGEFQWSSDSQPEVKQKQTFVKCRTFRLHGNMEHDDRRTTFQVFNAEKSALLLCTDVAARGLDFPKVRCIIQYDSPGEATEYVHRVGRTARLGEKGDALLFLQPVETDYLQDLQKHRVSLKEFPLLKVFDSFSLYDQKHHNKKLLSLEMHPWVLSLQKALESFISSEMKLKNLAKKAFRSWVRAYTAHRGELKRIFVVKKLHLGHVARSFGLKEQPSLVGRSFHTQKKKRKRDHRPTGSLKRKRAAK, encoded by the exons ATGGGAGTTGTCAGATCTTCAGCTCCGcgtaaaaccctaaccctagccctAACCAGCGACGGAGAAGACGAGGAGAAATCCTCCATTGAAAACCAGAAGcagcagcagaagaagaagaaggagacggagagagagggggggataTTCGCTTCATGCTCTTTCAGCGATCTCGGCATCCATCCCACCTTGTCCGAACAGCTtcgag AAAGGTTGGGATTTGAAGTTCCAACGCTCATTCAGGCTGAGTCGATTCCCATTATTATTTCCGGGCGACATGTGTATCCTTTTCGG AGCTTTCCAGACTTATCAATGCAGCTACTGGTACTGGCAAGACTATTGCGTATCTCGCTCCAATTATCCATCATCTGCAGTTGTATGTTCCTCGTATCCAACGATCTGATGGAACATTTG GTTTATGAAATTCTGCAGAAGTTATTACACCGCTTCCACTGGATTGTTCCTGGGTACATAATGGGCGGTGAGAACAGATCAAAGGAAAAAGCCAGGTTGCGCAAAG GAATATCAATTCTTGTTGCAACTCCCGGACGTCTACTGGATCACTTAAAGAATACATCGTCATTTGCTTATGCAAATCTTCGCTGGATTATCTTTGATGAAGCAGATAG GATTCTCGAATTGGGGTTTGGGAAAGAAATAGAGGGGATACTTATCCTTCTGGGTTCAAGGCAAAGTGAGTCCGTCGGTGTTGAGGCAGTACCAAGGCCTACTGAATTTCAAAGGCAGAACTTACTTTTATCAGCAACTTTGAATGACAAAGTGAATCATCTTGCGAAAATGAGCTTAGAGAATCCAGTTATGATTGGTCTTGATGACAAGAAGATTTCTGCTGAGCTTCCAACTCCATCAGGTGAATATTTGGGTACAATAGCATCTGATGGGAACGGGGAATCAATATATTCAGATGCATTGCCAAGCTGCTCAGTTGAAGACTATAATCTTCCTGTGCAGTTAGTTCAGAGATATGTAAAAG TGTCCTGTGGTTCACGGCTGGTGGTGCTTCTTTCCATTCTTAGAAGTCTGTTTGAAAGAGAAGTTCACCAAAAG ATTGTGGTTTTCTTCTCGACATGCGATGCTGTGGATTTCCACTATTCACTTATTGGTGAATTTCAATGGTCCTCTGATTCACAACCAGAAGTGAAGCAGAAGCAGACATTTGTCAAATGCAGAACTTTCCGCTTACATGGAAACATGGAACACGATGACCGGCGGACTACCTTTCAGGTCTTTAATGCTGAAAAATCAGCTCTTCTTTTATGTACGGATGTAGCTGCAAGAGGGTTGGACTTTCCAAAAGTTAGATGTATCATTCAGTATGATTCTCCCGGGGAGGCTACAGAATACGTGCATAG GGTTGGAAGAACCGCTCGATTGGGTGAAAAAGGAGACGCATTGCTattcctacaaccagtcgaaacGGATTATTTGCAAGACTTGCAGAAACACAGAGTGTCATTGAAGGAGTTTCCGCTTCTCAAGGTTTTTGACAGTTTTTCTTTGTATGATCAGAAGCACCATAACAAGAAGCTTTTGTCTCTGGAGATGCATCCCTGGGTGTTATCTCTGCAGAAGGCACTCGAATCCTTCATTTCGTCAGAG ATGAAGCTGAAGAATCTGGCCAAGAAAGCATTTCGCTCATGGGTCCGTGCATACACTGCCCACCGTGGTGAGCTAAAGAGAATTTTTGTGGTAAAGAAGCTCCACTTGGGGCACGTCGCGAGGAGTTTCGGGCTGAAAGAACAGCCTTCTTTGGTTGGAAGATCGTTCCATActcaaaaaaagaagaggaaaagggACCACAGGCCAACCGGATCATTGAAAAGGAAGCGGGCCGCCAAATAG
- the LOC131227720 gene encoding protein PHYTOCHROME-DEPENDENT LATE-FLOWERING has protein sequence MGISFKVSKTGTRFRPKPAHLEISADGDSAAENSKENSQVLPRNESSGVKRKLETDINNEGDNSGGFSGSSTFAGGHLVSPEHEVSFTLNVFPNGFTIGKPTEKGKIQPLLQDVPKSLHPYDRTCETLFSAIESGRLPGDILDDIPGKYFDGTIVCEVRDYRKCMSKPANTVSSVDGFPIVNKVPLRMSLENVVKDIPSISDDSWTYSDLMEVESRILKALQPQLCLDPTPKMDRLCGTPVPNKLDLGIYSGRRKRMRQAAEVTITSNNQMHGKKVSIDKVPENANCYSGDSGPISADAAMHQFRENAAQYVVPSGMPGLRPKNFGQEGPGSALLFSSSQPRFQSGVGYPRIIHDRVSAFPANASTLNTNSISASGADLINSYTDNMSCGISSLQGKRENQDGQLTPISGIKRSKQTPMGGLDSPQQQQAGPPLDGLQGADMHWKNPMFHHQQSDARGNQYAASIGGQKYAPQVMNDARQAILQGAPNQDAAMSFYLEPHGVMRYVKEERTDTDLQKSNSQMLGPESNQLDPQQQRLQRQPQQQFMRSHFPPQTQWQNLSQLSEKDPRKDDMAQKRKSVQSPRVSSGPLVQSPASSKSGEISSGSLGPHFGAVATASTLGSQKEKAAGLSGAAAVGTSSVASSPSDSMQRQHQAPAAAKRRSNSLPKTQAISGMTGVGSPASVGNMSVPLNANSPSVGTPPLADPATLERFSKIDMLTQRYQLNCKKGKVADNHVKKPVSYSTQQLHLTTALNADDHMDATSLKLMPSLKPMSKSLIHGSMNVCKSRVMTFMRAGPIHQGNPIFVANSKNKLILSERPLDGMVAMQLGDIDDIDFTTVQEHGPRLPNTNYADLLAAQFSLLMEREGYQLTEDLTRPMSTAAGPSSVPGISDSAATELQYPEAISGQPSTSVAPPNSGGPPLNSSQNLQPSPRMLPPGNSQALQMPQGYMSGAAMAARSQQLDQTTSLQQQQNQQSQSQQQQQQQHPQMQRSSLLHPSPLSHLNAMGQNPNLQMGNPMINKASPLQLQILQQQQQPQQQQQQQQMQRKMMMGLGAATMGMGNMGNSMVGLGGLSNVVGMGGVRGMGSGISSPMGAMSGLGNMGQSPMNPSQVSNISNVLSQHLRAGTLTPAQANYMKLRIAQNRGLLGGPQSGITGMSGNNQMHVLGQTLNRANMNPLQQRTAMASMGPPKIPGANFYMNQQQQQQQQQQQQLQLQQHQQLQQQQQQQLQQQQMSAPLQQQQMQQQQIGSPLQHQQAGSPSAMAIQQQLSQQQPQISPPQAGQQNPLSPQQLSSGAMQQMNAGNAAAGPASPQLSSQTLGSVGSISSSPMELQGVNKGNSINNV, from the exons ATGGGGATTTCGTTCAAGGTCTCCAAGACCGGGACTCGATTTCGCCCAAAACCAGCTCATCTAGAAATTTCAGCAGACGGAGACTCCGCCGCCGAGAATTCGAAGGAGAATTCCCAGGTTCTTCCCCGCAACGAATCTTCCGGTGTGAAGCGGAAGCTAGAG ACTGATATCAACAATGAGGGTGACAACAGTGGTGGTTTCTCAGGTTCTTCGACGTTTGCTGGAGGGCATCTTGTTTCACCAG AGCATGAAGTGTCATTTACATTGAACGTCTTCCCAAATGGATTTACTATTGGAAAGCCTACTGAG AAGGGGAAGATTCAGCCTTTGCTTCAAGATGTCCCAAAGTCGTTGCATCCATATGATAGGACATGCGAGACTCTTTTTTCT GCAATTGAGTCAGGCCGGTTGCCTGGAGATATTCTGGATGATATACCTGGCAAGTATTTTGATGGGACGATCGTTTGCGAG GTTCGGGATTACAGGAAGTGTATGTCTAAACCAGCAAATACTGTTTCTTCTGTGGATGGATTTCCTATTGTCAATAAAGTGCCTCTTCGGATGTCCTTGGAGAATGTCGTCAAGGACATCCCTTCAATCTCAGATGATTCTTGGACTTACAGCGATCTAATG GAAGTGGAGTCTCGAATATTGAAAGCACTGCAGCCACAACTTTGTCTAGATCCTACACCGAAGATGGACAGACTTTGTGGTACACCAGTTCCCAACAAG CTCGATTTGGGGATTTatagtggaagaaggaagagaatgaGGCAAGCGGCAGAGGTGACTATTACATCTAACAATCAGATGCATGGGAAGAAAGTCTCCATTGACAAGGTACCCGAGAATGCCAACTGCTATTCAGGAGATTCAGGCCCTATTTCAGCCGATGCAGCCATGCACCAATTCCGTGAGAATGCAGCGCAATATGTTGTCCCAAGTGGCATGCCAGGTTTAAGACCCAAAAACTTTGGGCAAGAGGGTCCTGGATCAGCATTGCTTTTCTCCTCATCGCAGCCTAGATTTCAATCAGGAGTCGGCTACCCAAGAATCATTCACGATCGTGTATCTGCATTCCCTGCTAATGCATCAACTTTAAACACAAATAGCATTTCTGCTTCTGGGGCTGACCTGATCAACTCGTACACAGACAACATGAGTTGTGGCATTTCTTCTCTTCAGGGAAAGCGGGAAAACCAAGATGGACAGCTAACACCTATATCTGGTATTAAGAGATCGAAGCAAACACCAATGGGGGGCCTAGATAGCCCTCAGCAACAACAAGCAGGCCCTCCCTTGGATGGCCTCCAAGGAGCAGATATGCATTGGAAAAACCCAATGTTTCATCACCAGCAATCTGATGCCAGAGGAAACCAATATGCAGCAAGTATTGGTGGCCAAAAGTATGCCCCGCAGGTGATGAATGATGCCAGACAAGCAATTCTTCAAGGGGCTCCGAACCAGGATGCGGCAATGTCCTTTTATCTGGAGCCGCATGGGGTGATGAGGTATGTGAAGGAAGAGCGGACTGATACGGATCTTCAGAAGAGTAACTCACAGATGCTGGGACCAGAAAGTAATCAACTGGacccacagcagcagcggctgcaaCGGCAACCCCAACAGCAATTCATGAGATCCCACTTCCCACCGCAGACACAGTGGCAAAATCTCAGTCAACTTTCAGAGAAGGATCCTAGGAAGGACGACATGGCCCAGAAAAGGAAATCTGTACAGAGCCCCCGGGTATCATCAGGGCCTTTGGTACAGTCCCCTGCATCATCAAAATCTGGTGAAATTTCTAGTGGGTCATTAGGGCCGCACTTTGGTGCAGTTGCAACAGCTTCCACACTTGGGTCGCAAAAGGAGAAAGCGGCAGGATTGTCTGGTGCTGCAGCAGTCGGAACTTCTTCTGTAGCTTCCAGCCCTAGTGATTCCATGCAACGGCAGCACCAGGCACCAGCGGCTGCAAAACGAAGGTCAAATTCCCTCCCCAAAACCCAGGCAATAAGTGGAATGACTGGAGTTGGATCTCCTGCAAGCGTCGGCAATATGAGTGTTCCATTGAATGCAAACAGCCCTTCTGTTGGGACACCTCCATTGGCTGATCCAGCTACTCTTGAGAGGTTCTCGAAGATTGACATGTTGACCCAGAG ATACCAGCTCAACTGCAAAAAGGGCAAGGTTGCCGATAATCATGTAAAGAAACCCGTATCATATTCGACTCAGCAATTACACCTCACTACTGCGCTGAACGCAGATGATCACATGGATGCAACCAGCTTGAAGCTGATGCCCAGCTTGAAGCCGATGTCAAAGTCGCTTATTCACGGGAGCATGAATGTCTGTAAGAGCAGAGTCATGACTTTCATGCGTGCAGGGCCCATCCATCAAG GAAATCCCATCTTTGTTGCCAACTCTAAGAACAAATTAATCCTGTCAGAGAGGCCTCTTGATGGCATGGTAGCAATGCAGCTTGGAGATATAGATGACATTGATTTTACTACTGTTCAGGAACATGGCCCAAGGCTGCCAAATACT AATTATGCAGACTTGCTTGCTGCTCAGTTTTCTTTACTG ATGGAACGGGAGGGATATCAACTGACAGAAGATCTAACTCGTCCCATGTCAACAGCTGCTGGCCCATCTTCTGTTCCTGGTATCTCTGATAGTGCTGCAACTGAGCTACAATACCCAGAAGCCATTTCAGGTCAGCCGTCTACCTCTGTAGCTCCACCGAACAGCGGCGGTCCACCCTTGAACTCATCCCAGAATCTTCAACCTAGCCCACGGATGCTGCCGCCTGGAAACTCCCAGGCACTGCAGATGCCGCAGGGGTATATGTCCGGTGCTGCGATGGCTGCTAGGTCACAACAGTTGGACCAGACAACGTCGCTCCAGCAACAGCAAAATCAACAGTCCCAGAgtcagcagcaacaacagcagcagcatccTCAGATGCAGAGATCATCTTTGCTACATCCGTCTCCTCTCTCTCACCTGAATGCGATGGGGCAGAATCCGAACCTGCAAATGGGCAACCCCATGATCAACAAGGCCTCTCCGCTGCAGCTTCAGATattacagcagcagcagcagccacagcagcagcagcagcagcagcagatgcagaggaagatgatgatgggGCTTGGTGCAGCAACCATGGGCATGGGCAACATGGGCAACAGCATGGTCGGTCTTGGTGGCTTGAGCAATGTCGTCGGCATGGGGGGTGTGAGGGGGATGGGTTCTGgcatctcgtccccgatgggggCCATGTCTGGCCTGGGCAACATGGGCCAGAGTCCAATGAACCCGAGCCAGGTGTCCAACATAAGCAATGTACTAAGCCAGCACCTACGTGCTGGTACACTGACACCAGCACAAGCGAACTACATGAAGCTCAGGATTGCCCAGAACAGGGGCCTGTTGGGTGGCCCACAATCCGGTATCACAGGCATGTCGGGGAACAACCAGATGCATGTGCTGGGGCAAACATTGAACAGGGCTAACATGAACCCATTGCAGCAGCGGACGGCTATGGCATCCATGGGCCCCCCGAAAATCCCCGGGGCAAATTTTTACAtgaaccagcagcagcagcagcagcagcagcagcagcagcagcttcagttgcagcagcatcagcagttgcagcagcaacagcaacaacagCTACAGCAGCAGCAGATGAGCGCTCCGTTACAGCAGCAACAGATGCAGCAACAACAGATAGGCTCTCCTCTCCAGCATCAGCAGGCTGGTTCTCCGTCAGCAATGGCAATCCAACAGCAACTGAGCCAGCAGCAGCCACAAATAAGCCCGCCCCAAGCAGGCCAGCAAAATCCTCTGAGTCCACAGCAACTGAGCTCAGGGGCAATGCAGCAGATGAATGCTGGCAATGCGGCTGCAGGCCCTGCTAGCCCCCAGCTGAGCTCGCAGACTCTCGGCTCTGTTGGCAGCATCTCGAGCTCTCCCATGGAGCTACAAGGCGTCAACAAGGGCAATTCCATTAATAACGTCTAG
- the LOC131227571 gene encoding DEAD-box ATP-dependent RNA helicase 17 isoform X1, with protein sequence MGVVRSSAPRKTLTLALTSDGEDEEKSSIENQKQQQKKKKETEREGGIFASCSFSDLGIHPTLSEQLRERLGFEVPTLIQAESIPIIISGRHVLINAATGTGKTIAYLAPIIHHLQLYVPRIQRSDGTFALVLVPTRELCMQVYEILQKLLHRFHWIVPGYIMGGENRSKEKARLRKGISILVATPGRLLDHLKNTSSFAYANLRWIIFDEADRILELGFGKEIEGILILLGSRQSESVGVEAVPRPTEFQRQNLLLSATLNDKVNHLAKMSLENPVMIGLDDKKISAELPTPSGEYLGTIASDGNGESIYSDALPSCSVEDYNLPVQLVQRYVKVSCGSRLVVLLSILRSLFEREVHQKIVVFFSTCDAVDFHYSLIGEFQWSSDSQPEVKQKQTFVKCRTFRLHGNMEHDDRRTTFQVFNAEKSALLLCTDVAARGLDFPKVRCIIQYDSPGEATEYVHRVGRTARLGEKGDALLFLQPVETDYLQDLQKHRVSLKEFPLLKVFDSFSLYDQKHHNKKLLSLEMHPWVLSLQKALESFISSEMKLKNLAKKAFRSWVRAYTAHRGELKRIFVVKKLHLGHVARSFGLKEQPSLVGRSFHTQKKKRKRDHRPTGSLKRKRAAK encoded by the exons ATGGGAGTTGTCAGATCTTCAGCTCCGcgtaaaaccctaaccctagccctAACCAGCGACGGAGAAGACGAGGAGAAATCCTCCATTGAAAACCAGAAGcagcagcagaagaagaagaaggagacggagagagagggggggataTTCGCTTCATGCTCTTTCAGCGATCTCGGCATCCATCCCACCTTGTCCGAACAGCTtcgag AAAGGTTGGGATTTGAAGTTCCAACGCTCATTCAGGCTGAGTCGATTCCCATTATTATTTCCGGGCGACATGT ACTTATCAATGCAGCTACTGGTACTGGCAAGACTATTGCGTATCTCGCTCCAATTATCCATCATCTGCAGTTGTATGTTCCTCGTATCCAACGATCTGATGGAACATTTG CGCTGGTGCTTGTACCAACGCGTGAGTTATGCATGCAGGTTTATGAAATTCTGCAGAAGTTATTACACCGCTTCCACTGGATTGTTCCTGGGTACATAATGGGCGGTGAGAACAGATCAAAGGAAAAAGCCAGGTTGCGCAAAG GAATATCAATTCTTGTTGCAACTCCCGGACGTCTACTGGATCACTTAAAGAATACATCGTCATTTGCTTATGCAAATCTTCGCTGGATTATCTTTGATGAAGCAGATAG GATTCTCGAATTGGGGTTTGGGAAAGAAATAGAGGGGATACTTATCCTTCTGGGTTCAAGGCAAAGTGAGTCCGTCGGTGTTGAGGCAGTACCAAGGCCTACTGAATTTCAAAGGCAGAACTTACTTTTATCAGCAACTTTGAATGACAAAGTGAATCATCTTGCGAAAATGAGCTTAGAGAATCCAGTTATGATTGGTCTTGATGACAAGAAGATTTCTGCTGAGCTTCCAACTCCATCAGGTGAATATTTGGGTACAATAGCATCTGATGGGAACGGGGAATCAATATATTCAGATGCATTGCCAAGCTGCTCAGTTGAAGACTATAATCTTCCTGTGCAGTTAGTTCAGAGATATGTAAAAG TGTCCTGTGGTTCACGGCTGGTGGTGCTTCTTTCCATTCTTAGAAGTCTGTTTGAAAGAGAAGTTCACCAAAAG ATTGTGGTTTTCTTCTCGACATGCGATGCTGTGGATTTCCACTATTCACTTATTGGTGAATTTCAATGGTCCTCTGATTCACAACCAGAAGTGAAGCAGAAGCAGACATTTGTCAAATGCAGAACTTTCCGCTTACATGGAAACATGGAACACGATGACCGGCGGACTACCTTTCAGGTCTTTAATGCTGAAAAATCAGCTCTTCTTTTATGTACGGATGTAGCTGCAAGAGGGTTGGACTTTCCAAAAGTTAGATGTATCATTCAGTATGATTCTCCCGGGGAGGCTACAGAATACGTGCATAG GGTTGGAAGAACCGCTCGATTGGGTGAAAAAGGAGACGCATTGCTattcctacaaccagtcgaaacGGATTATTTGCAAGACTTGCAGAAACACAGAGTGTCATTGAAGGAGTTTCCGCTTCTCAAGGTTTTTGACAGTTTTTCTTTGTATGATCAGAAGCACCATAACAAGAAGCTTTTGTCTCTGGAGATGCATCCCTGGGTGTTATCTCTGCAGAAGGCACTCGAATCCTTCATTTCGTCAGAG ATGAAGCTGAAGAATCTGGCCAAGAAAGCATTTCGCTCATGGGTCCGTGCATACACTGCCCACCGTGGTGAGCTAAAGAGAATTTTTGTGGTAAAGAAGCTCCACTTGGGGCACGTCGCGAGGAGTTTCGGGCTGAAAGAACAGCCTTCTTTGGTTGGAAGATCGTTCCATActcaaaaaaagaagaggaaaagggACCACAGGCCAACCGGATCATTGAAAAGGAAGCGGGCCGCCAAATAG